The stretch of DNA CAGCGGGAGATTATCAAGGCGGGACAGTACTAAGTATTTAGTTGAGATTCTATATTCGCCGCGCGTGGTAGCATTTCGAGATGTGGCGCCATCGCATCCTGCAGCAGACATCCCGCCGGGAGATCAGCAAGCAAGTGAAAGCagatggaggaggaggagcccgTCAGCAGCCAAGTGGATCCCTGCCAGCCTCAGCGGATGTGGTGGTAATTGGCGGTGGCTCGGCGGGCTGTCACACCCTCTATCACCTGGCGCGTCGTGGTGTCAAAGCGGTTCTCCTGGAACGTGCCCAACTCACGGCCGGAACCACCTGGCACACCGCCGGATTATTGTGGCGCCTGCGTCCCAACGATGTGGATATTCAGCTGCTGGCCAATTCGCGTCGGATGCTCCAGGGACTGGAGGAGGAAACGGGTCTGGATCCGGGTTGGATTCAAAACGGAGGCATATTCATCGCCCACAATGAAACGCGTCTGGATGAGTATCGCAGATTGGCCACAGTGGGTTCGGCTCTGGGTATCGAGAACCAAGTGTTGAGTCCCGAGGAAACCCAAAAGTTGTTCCCCCTCCTGGATCACTCGGCCTTTGTGGGATCTCTGTACTCTCCCGGTGACGGTGTCATGGATCCGGCGATGCTGTGTGCTGCCCTCAAGAAGGCAGCTACCAATCTGGGTGCCCAGGTGATCGAGAATTGTGGAGTGGATGACCTACTGGTGGAACAAACCCCGAGGGGTAAGAAGGTTGTGGGTGTAACCACCCCTTTTGGGGACATCAAAGCGGAGAAGGTGGTGAATGCCACTGGGGTCTGGGGTCGCGATCTGGTGGCCAAGCACGGCTCTCACCTTCCCCTGGTGCCCATGAAGCATGCCTATATTGTCTCGGAATCCATTCCCGGAGTAAGAGGGCTGCCCAACATCAGAGATCATGACTACTCCACCTACTTCCGCATCCAAGGCGACGCCATCTGCATGGGTGGCTACGAACCGAATCCTATATTACTGGAACCCGTTCCCAAGGACTTCCATTTTGGCCTCTATGAACTGGATTGGTCGGTCTTTGAGGCTCATGTCGAGGGAGCCCAGAAATTGTGTCCCAGTTATGCGAAATACGGTGTGAAGAGCACTGTTTGTGGTCCGGAATCATTTACACCCGATCACAAACCCCTGATGGGTCCGGATCCGATTCTAGATGGACTGTACCACAATTGCGGCTTCAATTCGGCGGGAATGATGTTCGGCGGTGGCTGCGGGGAGCAGACTGCCCTGTGGGTCATCCAAGGCCAGCCGGATCTGCCCATGTTCGGCTTTGATCTGCGTAGATTCACCCAGGAGCAGGGCAAAGCCACCCAGTGGATCAGGGAAAAGTCACACGAGAGCTACGTGAAGAACTACAGCATGGTGTTTAAGTACGATCAACCTCTGGCGGGTCGTGATTTCCAAAAGGATCCCCTGCACGACGAGATGACGAAGGCGGGAGCCGTCATGGAGGAGAAGCAGGGTTGGGAGAGGCCAGGATTCTTCCTACCCTCCGGTTCTAGGAAAGCAGTGGTGCAACCGTATGACTGGTACGGAAGCTATGGCCACCAGAGAAACCAGGACAGCGAGTACGAGAAGGTTCTGGACGGCGATCTTCACTACAGCAGATTCTCCGAGTACCACGATCTGGTGAGTAGGGGAAGCTTTCTTATCTGCAGGTTTTGACCTAAGcgtttgttttttagattggATCGGAGGCAATGGCCTGTCGAAATAATGCGGTGGTCTTCAACATGAGCTACTTCGCCAAGCTTCTGCTAGAGGGTCCTCAAGCTCAGGAGGCCGCCGACTGGCTCTTTTCGGCCAACACCAACCGGGATCCCAGCAAGTAAGTCAATGgtacaaccaaaaaaaatcgatatgaaacgtagatcgattttacattatttaagatcaatttttccttgtcgaaaagagtatttcatgtaaaaacgatatgggttttgcaagacctgaaatttacatagccatatcgattttacgggaacatgCTTTTTATGGtgtgaataatttaatatattttataattgttataattataattgtttaGAATCAAACCTATTAATAACCAACTATTTAATGCCTCTTAGAACTGTCTACACCTGTGCCCTTAACGATGCTGGCGGAGTGGAGGCCGATGTGACCATTTCCCGTTTGGCGAGCGGTTCCGGTGAGGTCCACGATCCAAAGTTCAATGGTCAGGGCTTCTATATCGTGGCTGGTGGCGCCTCTGCCTTCTACACATACAGCTCTCTGAGGGCAGAGATCCGTAGGAAAGGATTCAATGCCAGCCTCAAGGACCTGACCGCGGAATTAGGTGTGATATCCATTCAAGGACCGAACAGCCGGAAGATCCTGCAGCCCCTCATCGACTGCGATCTGTCCGATGAGCAGGTGCCACCGAATAGCACTCGCTTGGCCAAGTTCGGCGATGTGGGTCTCCGCCTGCTCCGCGTGAGCTTTGTGGGTGAACTGGGCTACGAGCTCCATGTGCCCAAGAAGGATTGTGTGGCCGTTTATCGGAGTCTGATGAATGCTGGTGCTGAACAGGATCTCCGCAATGCTGGCTACCGATCGCTGTACTCCCTCAGCAGCGAGAAGGGCTACCACTTGTGGAGCTTCGATCTGCGTCCGGATAATACTCCCCTGGAAGCTGGCTTGGGATTCACCTGTCGCAAAACAGGAGCTGAGTATCGTGGCAAGGCGGCAATTGAAAAGCAGCGAACTAAAGGCCTGAAGAAGCGCCTGGTTTACCTGACGCTCCAGGATCAAATCCCCATTTGGGGTCTGGAGGGTGTCTATCGGAATGGCGAACCAGTGGGCATCCTGCGACGAGCGGAATATGCCTATAGCCTGGGAAAACCCCTCGGACAGGCGTACATTTCCAGGCCAGATGGACAGATCATCGATGCTGATTACATAAGGAACGGGGAGTACGAGGTAGACATCTTGGGCAAGAAGTATCGCGCCGACTGCCACTTGCGCAGCCCATTCGATCCCACCGGCCAACGGGTTCTCGGTAACTATGCAATCGAGTCCAAAACCAAacctaataataaataaagatgAGCCTTTTGTTTCCAAGAACTCGTTTTCCTTGCAAAGGGAATTTCTCTCGTCCAAAGTGAAGTGCCTGCCTTATATATGGGGTCATAAATTACTTTCCTCGTGAAAGGAGGTTCGGAGAAAGGTCGCCGACAGGCAGTCTGCGAGTTGCGGTCAACGGCTCAATTAATTTCCCTGACCAACTATTATGACATCATTTCTCAGTTTCTTCGAAGGACACGATTCTCCAGACGTAATCCTAGATCACTTGCTTTCCCCAGACAAACTGTCGCCTCTCAAGtggttgttttcttttttcttaaatgcaACTCTATTAAATTGTGATCTTGAGGTAATACTTTCAGCTTAAATGTTAGTGAAAATAATCTAGAGTGTCTAGGCCTGGATGGTCACAGTGGAGGCTGTGTTGGAGGGACTGTCGAAGTGGCCAGCCACCACCTCCTCAAGTGACAAATCGAACTTGAAGATGGGACGCAGATCGCTGCTGAGGCGGCAAACGACGCCGGCGGAGGCGATGTTCCAGTTCCAGCAGATCATGGCGCAGTTGAGGGCCTCCAAGTCGCCCTTCATGGAGACAACGTTCTGTGATAAAGAGCAATCATTATAATCTGATAGATAAACTGTTTGCTTTTCAAGGGATAATTACCATGGCGACTGTATAGTCAATGGAGTTAATCTCGTCGCCCTTTATGACCACCAAGTGCGTCTCGCCGTTTTGATTATTCAGAAATCGCACCACCTTCTCCTTGAGATATTCAGCGGAGGCGTAGTCCAGCTTCTGTTTCACATCCACCACGCTCACTTCATGACCATTGATCTGGAATATAAtgaattgttattttttatactatatatatatagaaaaggATAATCTCACCTTTTCCAGTGTGATGTCTACATGGGGACGTGCACTGCTATATAAAATATAGACCATATTAGCAGCAATGCCACAGAGTATTCCGTATTCCAAACTCCAGAACATGCAAGTGAGAACAGTAACCAAAAAGGGAAACAGATCCTTCTCTGTAAGAGAAATACCGAGCGTTAGAAGCTATAACCTATAGTAAACTTTATACTCACTTTTAGATTTCCACATATCCTTAATCTTGTGCAGCTCCACTAGCGATATCATGGCTGCTATAATAATTGAAGCCAGCGTGCATTTGGGTATGAAGTAGAAAGTTTGGGTCAGGAAAGCCAGGGCCATGAGCACTAGGGCACCAGTGACTGCTCCTCCCAGGGGAGTTTTCACACCACTGGCATTGTTTACAGCCGTTCGGGTAAAGGATCCGGTTACAGGCATGGAGAGCACAAAGCTGCCCATGATGTTGCACATTCCCAGGGCCACCATCTCCTGCGAGGCGTCCACAATCTTACCCTTTGCTGTAAATTGGGAATCCTTTAAGATATTTCCTTCAAAGCTAGTGCACGGTATACCTACAGAATGCCTTGGAAATTGCCACTATCTCCAGGATCGAGATCAGGGGAATGGAACCCAGAGAAGCGCCCACAGTGCTGATCATATCGCCAAAGGAAACGTACTCGCCATCCACAGTGGTGCTGAAGGGAGGCAGACGGAAGGGCGGCACTCCGGCCGTAATGTTTCCCGTGACCCGAAAGGGCTGATTGCCATCTCGACTCAAGATGTAGGCTAGAAAGGTGCCAAAGATCACAGCCAGGGCATTGCGGGAGAGGCCAAGGTACTTCCAGAAAATCCGGTTGCCCCATTTGATGTCCTTTACGCGCTGTAAGTAAGTAATTTTTGGaaatcatttaattaaattccattaaattataaagataaaagattattatgtttgattctgctaaaatttaaaaaatgtttgctgttcctaaaaaaaaagaattagatattaaaaaactaacatttttaatttaagcaaacatttaaaaatctttttttcctGCTGAGGGTGTAAATGTGTTTAAAACGAAGACCATACGATGCTATGTGTAACAATCAATTaactaaaaaattaagttaaaatattattagtttagtttttaccCAAATATTTAACAGAAAACCTGATCTCGAACGAAACgtcaatatattttacaatCAACCGATCGGAAGTAGAAGCGAGAACAAGGCTGATTGGTTTCAATTGGAAGCAGcatattataaatttgtattttaattgccCTCCTACCGTCATGAGCAGCAGGAATACGAGAGAGGAGACACCCAGCTGGGCATCCCACACCCGAATTGACGACAAGTGGGTGAAGAAATTCTTCCAGGCGGGCAGCAAGTCATTTGAAGGACCTATTCGGAGTGGATTTAAATTTCAGGTAGAATGATATTTTCAAGTACAAATTTTCGAAACTCACTGGTCAGACCCACGATGTTGTTGATCTGGGCACTGCCAATTGTGACGGCCGCCGCCATGGTGAAGCCCGTAATCACTGGAATCGAGATGAATCTCACCAGGACGCCCATGTTAAGCAAACCAAGGATGAGAACAATGCAGCCAGCCAGGAAACACACCAGCACAGCGTAATCCGGACTGATGGTGGCATATTGGTTGACCATTAAGGCCATAATGGCGGTTGTAGCTGGAGGAGATTAGGAAATTAGCAGTGGCATTGCAAAGACCAAAGATCCAACTCACCTATTGTAACATCCTTGCAGGATCCAAACACGATGTATGTAAAGCAGCCCATGAAGGCGGAGTATAATCCATATTGCGGCTCCAAACCAGCCACCACTCCATAGGCAATTGCCTGCGGTATGGTCGTCAGACCCACTGTGAATCCCGCTATGAAGTCCTGCATAATGTACTCCAACCGGTAGCGAGGCAGCCACTTCAGGATGGGGAACTTGTTGGTCACTGTCGCCGGTCGACACAGCTTGCGGCCGGCATCCCTGATAAGCGAGCCCACATTGGGGAGCTGCTCCCGGTACAGATTATCTGCGGGGTCCAAAACAGGCCTTGGATTAGTTGATTAGTTAGATAACCCCTCCTCCTGTGGCCTAATCTTCCCTGGCAGCAACATGTGTTGGGACATCTGTCGATCTGCCGATCAGTTGCTTTTATTGACATTGGGCTGGTCATCTTATCGGTCGGTGGTCGCTAGGAGCACGGACTACCCCACGCAGATAAGAGTCCACTCAGATACTCTTTTATGAATTGGCACGTATTTTATACGATTACAGCCCACTTTCCCACTGGCGGGGAGGAATCGCTAGACATAAATCAACTGACCCTGAAAGCCGTTCTGTTTCCGGAAAAACCCCGGGCGCAGTTACTCACCCTCGTTGCTCCTCATCGCCGCTAATGCCTCTCCAGCTTCGAACTGGATTTCTGGTACTGAGAACGAACGGGAGATCGGTAATTGCGcagagtatatatatatatatatatataccggGCAGCTAAGGCGTCCGCTCGTTGTGCCGCTCCAGACGCGACTGTAGCTCCGATTTGCGTCGAGCAACCGAGAGCAATCGCGCTTTGTGTTCGCCATATAAGATTTACAAGAGCAGGTACCGATACCGCCATAAGCCATATCTTGTTAGCCCTGTTAGGCCGACGATCAACAATTACAAAGACAAGCGGCGCGTTTGCTTAATGGCCAGGCCGGCCTTTTGATAAAGGAAAAGCAGTTACAGGTTAATCGGAAGGCCTAAAGCTTCTACTACTCGCTGCTCTGCCAGATTCTGATGGCGAAAGTATTCTGTTTAGAGCCGCTGGCCATCACATTGGCCTTGGGATGGCAGTCGGTGCAGAGCACCTGGTCGCCCTGGGTGGCGACCTTTTGGACCAGCTCCTTGGTCTGCAGATTCCATATGCACAGCGTGCCATCCTCGCTGCCGGAGACGATCCAAATGCCCGCGGTGATGGAGAAGTTGGAGGTCAGGCAGTAGGACTCGTTCACATGACCGCGATAGACTCGCAGGCACTTGGGCTTCTGGTAGTTCCACAGCTTGAGGTTGCTGTTCAGCGTGGAGGCCAGGATGTACCGTCCGTTGGGCGAGAACTTGACATAGCCCACCGGAGTGTTGTCCTCCTCGACGAGGGTCTTCAGCACATGGCAGGTGCTCGACTCCCAGACGCGCACCAGGCCATCGAAGCTGCTGGTCACGAAGAGACTGCCCTCGCGGTTGAAGTCCACCGAGGTGATGGGATCCAGGTGGCCGGTTACTTTCTTCAGGCATCTCCCAGTGCGCACATCCCACAGGCGCACCGTTTCGTCGAAGCTGGTGGAGGCCAGCAGGTTGGACTGCGGATTGAAGCAGCAGGCGAAGACGAAGCCGCCGTGCCCCTTCAGAGTTTTGGAGCAGATTCCGCTGCGGGGATCCCAAAGGCGCACTGTCCTATCATCGCTGCAACTGGCCAGTAGTCCAGCCGCCGACCAGGCCACATCGTTGATGCCCATGCCGTGCCCGGCCAGCGTTTGGAGGCAAATGCCCGACTCCACGTCCCAGAGTTTGAGGTGCCTGTCGCCCGAGCCGCTGACCAAGTGCCCGCCATCTGGACTGAACTTCACCGACGAAACGCAGCTCAGGTGCCCGAGGAGCGAGTTTTTGATGGCGTATCCCGGGGAGAAGCTATTTGGCATGGCCAGAGGCGTCATTGTGGGTGGCAAGGGCATCTTGAAGAGGCTGTCGGCGGTCTCCGGCATGGGAGTTCCGGTTCGGGGATCTCCCACAGCCACTGCTTCAGTCAGTTCACTCATTGTGTCTCGATGTTTATCCTAAAACAGTCTTGAAAATAGTTGTTAGAAAAaaggatatttttaatgatacTAATCCTAATACAATTCGTAGAATTCCTTGACATTTCTTGGCGCTGACATTTTCGAAAACTGTTTGACTTTCAGCTTTATGGGGCTGCCAACTTAATGCAAGTATTATGGGCGCCCATTTCAAAAAGTTCGTTAAGTTTTAATCTTACaaaaatgtcttaaaattgtataattttttaataattaacaatttaagtttttataagtACAAAAAGTTTAATGGAGATCACGTGACGTACCGTAATATCAAATCCAAGCGCGCAATTTCGATTCATTAAGAACTTTTATTACAACAATATTTGCCGAGTGAAAACAATCGTTAATTGCTTCCCTTACTATTACTCTTTCATTTTGTCAATATTTGCTTGAGTTCCCAGACTGGGGGCGTAAAAAATCTGactgaaaaaaagaaagcaagCAAGGGCAATTAATTTGCGTTGTGAGTACATATTTGGCGACAGAACGGTCTATTTGCACAGCCTGTTATTATTATGCTGCCCAGACTtgttaacaaaaaattaaacaaatggcCGGTGGTGTGCCGGTAATTTGTCACCTAATtatttgctgccgctgctaaTCTGCACAAACTTACAGATATAAGGCAACATTGGAGAATGCGCGATAATCAAGTCGTTGAACTGAATATTTGCATAATAATTCGATACTAAATAATTTATCAACCAAATAACATTTCTTCATACATATATCTTTAAGGCTCAAGTATTTGAATacatactttttttaattgagtTGTCGAACTATAACCATGACTTATCCTgcaatatgtaaaaaaaaggaaattattttaaaatgttgtgatAGAAATTCATCTTGAAGATTCAAACAGCGGTTATTTGTTGTCAATTATTAACCTATGTTatgtaaaaatgtatttttcattGCTAATTACGGCCAAAAATAGATAGAGGTGAAAACTGGAAATTATTGCGAATGCGATAACTTTAGCTAAAAGCTAGGAAAAGCAAATAGTGTGGAATTGTCACAGTAAACCTGTATTaacttaattttcattttctttatttatctaTCACCTTTATATCAATAAGCTATCGCAacagaatataaatatttaaatcgcgGTGCGATTCGTCACTACGTGGTCGTCCGTCAACAAGTaattcgaattttaaaatggtaTATTTTAACGAACAATTTTAGTGCTCCAACGGTCACACTAAGCAGTGTGCCAGctgtcattttaaatttaacggaAGTTGGCAGCACCCTGGCTTCTGAAAAATAGCGCGAAAGGGAAAAAATATCCTTAATATCCATTAAACCCAGCCATGGAAGACAAGGAGGACGTTGCGGAGGTGCCGAAGCGCGAGACGCGCTCCTTCCTGATGGCCCGCGATCCGTCCATCGACCGGCGCTTTCGGCCGCGTCCAAACAAGAAGATGCGTCTGTTCGACAACATTCAGGAGTCGGAGGAGGAGAGCTACTCGGAGTACTCGGACACGGAATCGGAGTACAAGTACCAGACGAGCGGCACGACAGACGGCGCCTCGTGCGCCACCAGTGCGGCGGACAGCAGCAGCGTGGAGACGGGACCTCAGGTCTTCCTGCGCATGCGTCCCGTGAAGGATGCCTCCAAGGCGTACATTGTCTCGGAGGAGGCCAACGTCCTGATCACCAGCTGCAAGGTGGACTCCACCAGCAACAACGTGAACCGCATGGAAAAGCACTTTGGCTTCACCTCCATTTTCGACAGCACCGTTGGGCAGCGGGACATCTACGACACCTGTGTGGGCCCCAAGATCATGGAGGAGGAGTGTGTGACCATCATGACGTACGGCACTTCGGGCTCCGGCAAAACCTACACTTTGCTGGGTAATTTATAGGGATTTGCATATACTTAGCTTGTCAATTATTAATCCTAATTCTTTACCAGGCGACGATGTCCGTGCTGGAATCATTCCACGTGCCCTGGAGAACATATTCACCATCTACAAGGGCACCATCTTCCACTCGCCCAAGCTAAAGCTGATCAACGGCTGCATCGTCTTTCTGCAGGACGACGCCTCGCTCAAGGAGCTGCAGATTCGGAAGAAGCTGTTGGACCTGTGCCCGGATATCAGTGCCCATCACAAGCGTTTGAAGCAGGTCATCGATGGGGATCACACGTTCGAGACTAAAACGTCCACCGACGTTTCCGTCCTGGTTTGGGTCTCCTTTGTGGAGATCTACAACGAACTGGTGTACGACTTGCTGGCCATTCCTCCGAAACAGGATAAGCTGGGTGAGGTGCCGCGGAAAAACCTGAAGATTGTGGGCAACAAGGGCCAGGTGTTCATCAAGGGACTGACCAGTGTGTTCGTGACGAGCAGCGAGGAAGCGCTGCGCCTGCTCCGGCTGGGTCAACAGCGCTCCACTTACGCCTCCACCTCGGTGAACGCCAACTCAAGTCGCTCGCACTGTGTGTTCACTGTGGACATACTCAAGTACAATCGCTCGGGCATCACCACCCAGAGTTCGTACAAATTCTGCGATCTGGCGGGTTCGGAACGCGTGAACAACACGGGAACCTCGGGCCTGCGTCTGAAGGAGGCCAAGAACATCAACACCTCGCTGATGGTGCTCGGTCGCTGCCTGGATGCGGCCAGCACAGTGCAGAAGAAGAAAAACGCCGACATCATTCCATACCGCGACTCCAGACTCACGATGCTGCTGCAAGCGGCCTTGCTGGGCAAGGAGAAGTTGGCCATGATCGTGACGGTTACCCCGCTGGACAAATACTACGAAGAGAACCTGAACGTCCTGAACTTCGCCTCCATCGCCAAGAATATCATCTTCAAGGAACCCGTAGTCAAGCAGCATCGCGTCAGCTTCTGCGGCTTCATGGAATTCTCAAAGATGTCAACGTACGAAGGCGACGACTACACCAAGGAGCTGGAGGACGAGAACGTCCGCCTGCGTTTGGAGATTGAGCAGTTGCGGTACGATCATGTGCTTCAAATGCAACTTCTGGAGGAGAAACTGCGCAGCGAACTCACTGCAACCTACCAGGAGATAATCCAGAACAACAAGAAGCAACATGAAGACGAGTGCGAGAAGAAGCTACTGATAGCACAAAGGGAATCGGATTTTATGGTAAGTTTATATGGATTAGAACTACATTTTCTTTACTTATTATTCAAATCACTATCTATAGCTCTCCTCTCAAAAGCGGCGGTTTGAAGAACAAATAGAAGACCTCAAGGACGAGATAGAGGAATTAAAAAATCCCACCAGCGACACGGACAGTTCCGATGATCCAAACGAATCCAAGTCTCCCATCGAAATCATCGATGATGATTAGATTCTTCAATTCAcaatgtttaattatttaagtgttaagtgattttttaattttaa from Drosophila takahashii strain IR98-3 E-12201 chromosome 2R, DtakHiC1v2, whole genome shotgun sequence encodes:
- the Sardh gene encoding sarcosine dehydrogenase, mitochondrial; this translates as MWRHRILQQTSRREISKQVKADGGGGARQQPSGSLPASADVVVIGGGSAGCHTLYHLARRGVKAVLLERAQLTAGTTWHTAGLLWRLRPNDVDIQLLANSRRMLQGLEEETGLDPGWIQNGGIFIAHNETRLDEYRRLATVGSALGIENQVLSPEETQKLFPLLDHSAFVGSLYSPGDGVMDPAMLCAALKKAATNLGAQVIENCGVDDLLVEQTPRGKKVVGVTTPFGDIKAEKVVNATGVWGRDLVAKHGSHLPLVPMKHAYIVSESIPGVRGLPNIRDHDYSTYFRIQGDAICMGGYEPNPILLEPVPKDFHFGLYELDWSVFEAHVEGAQKLCPSYAKYGVKSTVCGPESFTPDHKPLMGPDPILDGLYHNCGFNSAGMMFGGGCGEQTALWVIQGQPDLPMFGFDLRRFTQEQGKATQWIREKSHESYVKNYSMVFKYDQPLAGRDFQKDPLHDEMTKAGAVMEEKQGWERPGFFLPSGSRKAVVQPYDWYGSYGHQRNQDSEYEKVLDGDLHYSRFSEYHDLIGSEAMACRNNAVVFNMSYFAKLLLEGPQAQEAADWLFSANTNRDPSKTVYTCALNDAGGVEADVTISRLASGSGEVHDPKFNGQGFYIVAGGASAFYTYSSLRAEIRRKGFNASLKDLTAELGVISIQGPNSRKILQPLIDCDLSDEQVPPNSTRLAKFGDVGLRLLRVSFVGELGYELHVPKKDCVAVYRSLMNAGAEQDLRNAGYRSLYSLSSEKGYHLWSFDLRPDNTPLEAGLGFTCRKTGAEYRGKAAIEKQRTKGLKKRLVYLTLQDQIPIWGLEGVYRNGEPVGILRRAEYAYSLGKPLGQAYISRPDGQIIDADYIRNGEYEVDILGKKYRADCHLRSPFDPTGQRVLGNYAIESKTKPNNK
- the LOC108058757 gene encoding sodium-independent sulfate anion transporter, with translation MRSNEDNLYREQLPNVGSLIRDAGRKLCRPATVTNKFPILKWLPRYRLEYIMQDFIAGFTVGLTTIPQAIAYGVVAGLEPQYGLYSAFMGCFTYIVFGSCKDVTIATTAIMALMVNQYATISPDYAVLVCFLAGCIVLILGLLNMGVLVRFISIPVITGFTMAAAVTIGSAQINNIVGLTSPSNDLLPAWKNFFTHLSSIRVWDAQLGVSSLVFLLLMTRVKDIKWGNRIFWKYLGLSRNALAVIFGTFLAYILSRDGNQPFRVTGNITAGVPPFRLPPFSTTVDGEYVSFGDMISTVGASLGSIPLISILEIVAISKAFSKGKIVDASQEMVALGMCNIMGSFVLSMPVTGSFTRTAVNNASGVKTPLGGAVTGALVLMALAFLTQTFYFIPKCTLASIIIAAMISLVELHKIKDMWKSKKKDLFPFLVTVLTCMFWSLEYGILCGIAANMVYILYSSARPHVDITLEKINGHEVSVVDVKQKLDYASAEYLKEKVVRFLNNQNGETHLVVIKGDEINSIDYTVAMNVVSMKGDLEALNCAMICWNWNIASAGVVCRLSSDLRPIFKFDLSLEEVVAGHFDSPSNTASTVTIQA
- the LOC108058772 gene encoding WD repeat-containing protein 5, coding for MSELTEAVAVGDPRTGTPMPETADSLFKMPLPPTMTPLAMPNSFSPGYAIKNSLLGHLSCVSSVKFSPDGGHLVSGSGDRHLKLWDVESGICLQTLAGHGMGINDVAWSAAGLLASCSDDRTVRLWDPRSGICSKTLKGHGGFVFACCFNPQSNLLASTSFDETVRLWDVRTGRCLKKVTGHLDPITSVDFNREGSLFVTSSFDGLVRVWESSTCHVLKTLVEEDNTPVGYVKFSPNGRYILASTLNSNLKLWNYQKPKCLRVYRGHVNESYCLTSNFSITAGIWIVSGSEDGTLCIWNLQTKELVQKVATQGDQVLCTDCHPKANVMASGSKQNTFAIRIWQSSE
- the sub gene encoding kinesin-like protein subito, with the translated sequence MEDKEDVAEVPKRETRSFLMARDPSIDRRFRPRPNKKMRLFDNIQESEEESYSEYSDTESEYKYQTSGTTDGASCATSAADSSSVETGPQVFLRMRPVKDASKAYIVSEEANVLITSCKVDSTSNNVNRMEKHFGFTSIFDSTVGQRDIYDTCVGPKIMEEECVTIMTYGTSGSGKTYTLLGDDVRAGIIPRALENIFTIYKGTIFHSPKLKLINGCIVFLQDDASLKELQIRKKLLDLCPDISAHHKRLKQVIDGDHTFETKTSTDVSVLVWVSFVEIYNELVYDLLAIPPKQDKLGEVPRKNLKIVGNKGQVFIKGLTSVFVTSSEEALRLLRLGQQRSTYASTSVNANSSRSHCVFTVDILKYNRSGITTQSSYKFCDLAGSERVNNTGTSGLRLKEAKNINTSLMVLGRCLDAASTVQKKKNADIIPYRDSRLTMLLQAALLGKEKLAMIVTVTPLDKYYEENLNVLNFASIAKNIIFKEPVVKQHRVSFCGFMEFSKMSTYEGDDYTKELEDENVRLRLEIEQLRYDHVLQMQLLEEKLRSELTATYQEIIQNNKKQHEDECEKKLLIAQRESDFMLSSQKRRFEEQIEDLKDEIEELKNPTSDTDSSDDPNESKSPIEIIDDD